In one window of Bradyrhizobium sp. AZCC 1721 DNA:
- a CDS encoding alpha/beta fold hydrolase, translating to MKSPTLVAAVVIRAALSVCILAAVCNLAVADPVARTTNAVATVAPDTPPAAAQPQARVYLFRGALGPIFSRGMDRLTNRLQQAGIRADVYEFTICRLIADQAIRDFRDDPAPIVLIGHSMGGLCALTFAGILKSENIQVSLVVTIDPAQASPKVPLNVERYINIFLSDSILGGGDVVAEQGYQGHYASFDLKQHGEVTHINIDKMDSIHEQVVTAIAQLAATPAKGEAVPLRYVVPPDAPLELWDSGTQQLARSGDTLQRLAALNHVPLWSLTQANQHSDSAPLSVGQRVLVPRRLAPPVATSAASPVATPAATRRKR from the coding sequence ATGAAAAGTCCGACGCTGGTTGCAGCCGTGGTGATCCGTGCAGCCCTTTCCGTCTGCATCTTGGCGGCCGTTTGCAATCTGGCGGTCGCCGATCCGGTCGCACGCACGACCAATGCTGTCGCAACCGTCGCTCCCGACACGCCGCCAGCCGCGGCCCAGCCGCAGGCGCGCGTCTACCTGTTCCGCGGCGCGCTCGGCCCGATCTTCTCGCGCGGGATGGACCGCCTGACCAATCGTCTCCAGCAAGCCGGTATCCGGGCTGACGTCTATGAATTCACGATTTGCCGGCTGATTGCGGATCAGGCGATCCGCGATTTCCGGGACGATCCTGCGCCGATCGTGCTTATCGGTCATTCGATGGGCGGACTGTGCGCCTTGACGTTCGCCGGGATACTGAAGTCTGAAAACATACAGGTAAGCCTGGTGGTCACCATTGATCCGGCTCAAGCAAGCCCGAAAGTGCCGCTGAACGTCGAGCGTTACATCAACATTTTCCTGTCCGACAGTATACTGGGCGGCGGCGATGTGGTGGCGGAGCAGGGTTACCAGGGTCACTACGCAAGCTTCGATTTGAAGCAGCACGGGGAAGTCACCCACATCAACATCGACAAGATGGATTCCATCCACGAGCAAGTGGTGACAGCAATTGCGCAACTTGCGGCTACACCGGCCAAGGGAGAGGCAGTGCCGCTGCGCTACGTCGTTCCTCCTGATGCCCCGCTGGAGCTTTGGGACAGCGGCACGCAGCAACTCGCCCGTTCGGGCGATACCTTGCAGAGGCTAGCGGCACTGAACCATGTACCGCTGTGGTCACTTACCCAGGCCAATCAGCATTCCGACAGTGCACCGCTGTCAGTTGGCCAGCGCGTCCTGGTTCCGCGCCGTCTTGCTCCACCTGTCGCGACATCCGCGGCGTCACCCGTCGCGACACCAGCGGCGACGCGACGGAAACGGTAA
- a CDS encoding YbaN family protein, with translation MRIIYFSLGWVMVALGVIGLVMPLMPGTVFLIVAVACFARSSPRFEAWLLDHPTFGKPLRDWRAAGAIPRSAKAMACAGMTIGFLVFWYSVEPSLPLAVAVAVMFLACAVYVVSRPAMADGNGI, from the coding sequence ATGCGCATCATCTACTTCAGCCTCGGTTGGGTGATGGTTGCGCTCGGCGTGATCGGCCTGGTGATGCCGCTGATGCCGGGCACGGTTTTCCTGATCGTTGCAGTGGCGTGTTTTGCGCGCTCGTCGCCGCGGTTCGAGGCATGGCTGCTGGACCATCCGACATTTGGCAAACCGCTGCGGGATTGGCGCGCCGCCGGAGCCATCCCACGGTCGGCCAAGGCCATGGCTTGCGCGGGAATGACGATCGGGTTTCTCGTGTTCTGGTACAGCGTCGAGCCGTCATTGCCGCTTGCCGTAGCTGTGGCGGTCATGTTCCTTGCTTGTGCCGTCTATGTCGTTTCGCGGCCGGCGATGGCCGATGGGAACGGCATCTAG
- a CDS encoding type II toxin-antitoxin system Phd/YefM family antitoxin → MRIPVSEAKGQLTELVRRAEAGDEVILTRHGLPAVRLVPIAAAPDRKARRALLEAARASGATKAAAGPDAARSQDFLYGDDGLPG, encoded by the coding sequence ATGCGCATCCCCGTCTCCGAAGCCAAAGGACAATTGACCGAGCTGGTGCGACGCGCCGAAGCCGGCGACGAAGTCATCCTGACCCGCCATGGCCTGCCGGCCGTGCGTCTGGTTCCGATCGCGGCAGCGCCGGACCGTAAGGCGCGTCGCGCCTTGCTTGAAGCCGCGCGCGCCAGCGGCGCGACAAAGGCCGCGGCCGGGCCCGACGCCGCCAGGAGTCAGGATTTCCTATACGGCGATGACGGCCTGCCCGGATGA
- a CDS encoding ABC transporter substrate-binding protein, with the protein MGATIGITRWRMEQLSWASARDAMRRFNIIPRRNAAAALVLAAMAGSMMSDQAYAAPPGSNEIRIGNTAPYTGPASAYGVIAKVISAYLDKVNAEGGINGRKVNMITYDDAYDPNKTMEMTRKLVEEDQVLFTLGTIGTNTNAAIQPYLNSKKVPQLYALSGAAAWDQPREFPWTMGFLPTYTAEAQIFAQYILENHPRSRIAVLYQEDGMGKEYLKGLKDGLGGKVAIVAEAPYKVTDTNIDAQMAKLKASNADVFIEFTTPKFAIMAIRRSVELGWRPNHFVASIANSYSAVIQPAGPQNAEGLLSAAYRLEGEDAAAAGDVAFREWSAFMQRYVPSVSKTNGQAVLGYLVSRTLVEVLKNCGDDLSRENIMKQARAIKGIQLPMMVQGILINTSPSDHAPIEQMRMMRFTNGNWQHFGPVRSGIDPGAVSDSFKTIFKYGTATKRDLANQLNANTVSLMTGSFGSTYAQVGADLASVLDNGTALRILPVMGRGSVQAVADILLLRGVDAGIVRKDTLAYLDRKDFAKDIRNQFVYVAKMFNEEMHVLAPRTITNMRELDGKTVVVDLPDSSTFVTAINVFERLGIRPHLIYQEPRLAVDMLRKGEVDAIVAIEGKPLQWLNQVNDRNLHLVPVDYAKTLQEEYLPSKLSSADYPGLVPDGGYVETVAAEAVLASYNWAPNSDRYRRLSLLVDTMFDKVAQLQRPPFHPKWREMAPRATVSGWTRFKAAQEWLDRNMPPGAAVSAASGAVPAPVAAPAAAAFSPQERDPLYREFLEWRASRAKAGANR; encoded by the coding sequence ATGGGAGCTACGATCGGCATCACTCGCTGGCGAATGGAACAATTGTCCTGGGCTTCGGCCCGCGACGCCATGCGCCGGTTCAACATCATCCCTCGGCGCAACGCGGCAGCGGCGCTGGTGTTGGCCGCGATGGCCGGCTCGATGATGAGCGATCAGGCGTACGCGGCTCCTCCGGGCAGCAATGAAATCCGGATTGGCAACACCGCTCCCTATACCGGTCCGGCTTCCGCCTACGGCGTCATCGCCAAGGTCATCTCGGCCTATCTGGACAAGGTCAACGCCGAGGGTGGCATCAATGGCCGCAAGGTCAATATGATCACCTATGACGACGCCTATGACCCCAACAAAACCATGGAGATGACCCGCAAGCTCGTCGAGGAGGACCAGGTTCTCTTCACCTTGGGGACCATCGGTACGAACACCAACGCGGCGATCCAGCCCTATCTGAACTCAAAAAAAGTCCCGCAGCTTTATGCCTTGTCGGGCGCAGCAGCCTGGGACCAGCCGCGCGAATTTCCCTGGACCATGGGCTTCCTGCCGACCTACACGGCTGAAGCGCAAATTTTTGCGCAGTATATCCTGGAGAACCATCCCCGCAGCCGGATCGCCGTCCTCTACCAGGAGGATGGCATGGGCAAGGAGTACTTGAAAGGCCTGAAGGACGGTCTGGGCGGCAAGGTCGCAATCGTTGCCGAGGCTCCCTACAAGGTCACCGATACCAATATCGATGCGCAGATGGCCAAGCTGAAGGCGTCCAATGCCGACGTCTTCATTGAATTCACCACGCCGAAATTCGCCATCATGGCGATCCGGCGAAGCGTCGAACTCGGCTGGCGGCCGAACCATTTCGTGGCGTCCATCGCCAATTCGTACTCGGCGGTGATTCAGCCGGCGGGCCCGCAAAATGCGGAAGGCCTGTTGTCGGCGGCATACAGGCTGGAGGGCGAAGACGCGGCGGCGGCCGGTGACGTGGCGTTCCGCGAGTGGAGCGCCTTCATGCAGCGCTATGTTCCGAGCGTGAGCAAGACCAACGGCCAGGCCGTCCTTGGCTATCTGGTCAGCAGGACTCTGGTCGAGGTGCTGAAGAACTGCGGCGACGATCTCTCACGCGAAAACATCATGAAGCAGGCTCGCGCGATCAAGGGTATCCAGCTTCCCATGATGGTGCAGGGCATCCTGATCAACACCAGCCCCTCGGATCATGCGCCGATCGAGCAGATGCGGATGATGCGCTTTACCAATGGCAATTGGCAGCACTTCGGCCCGGTGCGAAGCGGCATCGATCCGGGCGCCGTCTCTGATTCGTTCAAGACGATCTTCAAGTACGGCACCGCCACCAAGCGCGATCTGGCCAACCAGCTCAACGCCAATACCGTGAGCCTGATGACGGGCTCGTTCGGCTCCACCTATGCTCAGGTGGGCGCCGATCTCGCCTCGGTGCTCGACAATGGCACGGCGCTGCGGATCCTGCCGGTCATGGGCCGCGGATCGGTGCAGGCGGTGGCGGACATTTTGCTGCTGCGGGGCGTCGACGCCGGCATCGTGCGCAAGGACACGCTGGCCTATCTCGACCGCAAGGACTTCGCCAAGGACATCCGCAACCAGTTCGTCTACGTCGCCAAGATGTTCAACGAGGAAATGCACGTCCTCGCGCCGAGGACGATCACCAACATGCGGGAACTCGACGGCAAGACCGTGGTGGTCGATTTGCCCGACAGTTCGACCTTCGTGACCGCGATCAACGTATTCGAGCGGCTCGGGATCAGGCCGCATCTGATCTACCAGGAGCCACGACTGGCGGTGGACATGCTGCGCAAGGGTGAGGTCGACGCGATCGTTGCGATCGAAGGCAAGCCGTTGCAATGGCTGAACCAGGTCAACGATCGCAACCTGCATCTGGTCCCGGTCGACTACGCCAAGACGCTGCAGGAGGAATATCTGCCTTCCAAGCTTTCTTCGGCGGACTACCCAGGCCTTGTGCCGGATGGCGGCTACGTCGAGACGGTTGCGGCAGAAGCGGTGCTGGCGTCGTATAACTGGGCGCCGAACAGCGATCGCTACCGCCGCCTGTCGCTGCTGGTGGACACGATGTTCGACAAGGTCGCGCAGTTGCAGCGTCCGCCGTTCCATCCGAAGTGGAGGGAAATGGCGCCGCGGGCGACGGTGTCCGGCTGGACCCGCTTCAAGGCGGCGCAGGAATGGCTCGACCGCAACATGCCTCCGGGCGCGGCCGTATCGGCAGCATCGGGTGCCGTGCCGGCGCCGGTTGCCGCGCCAGCCGCCGCCGCATTCTCCCCGCAGGAGCGCGATCCCCTGTACCGCGAATTCCTGGAATGGCGCGCCAGCCGCGCCAAGGCCGGCGCGAACAGGTAG
- a CDS encoding alpha/beta fold hydrolase translates to MHSNSSKVLCFSGYALDLQRCAVVRGGRELQLRPKSFDVLRYLAEHAGRLVSKEELIKANWPNVFVSDDCLVQCIRDIREALSDDAHEIVKTVPRRGYLFAAELSGEELDKRAPAIGSRGQELTFCRTQDGVNIAVACVGQGMPLVCIPTWASHLEYDWQSPIRGPLWRSLVNRVRLVRYDGRGFGLSDRDITDISFTTFERDLDAVVDALHLHRYAILGISQGAAIAIAHAARYPKRVSKLILHGGFALGRNKRAPPNEAEIAKAWIAIMRQGWGDDNSALLRIFSSVFLPGASAEQIRWYANLLRLSTSVENATMNRYAVDDIDILDLLPKASAPTLVLHCRNDNAAPFNEGRRIATSIPNAKFVILDSENHIPIPGEPAWSKFIGEIETFLTGV, encoded by the coding sequence ATGCATTCCAACTCCTCCAAGGTGCTCTGCTTCAGCGGTTATGCCCTCGACCTGCAGCGCTGTGCGGTCGTGCGTGGCGGGCGGGAGCTTCAACTGCGGCCGAAATCCTTCGATGTACTACGCTATCTCGCTGAGCACGCCGGCAGGCTCGTCTCCAAGGAAGAGCTGATCAAGGCAAACTGGCCCAACGTGTTCGTATCCGATGACTGTCTCGTGCAGTGCATCAGGGACATCCGCGAAGCGCTGTCCGACGATGCCCATGAGATCGTCAAGACCGTCCCGCGCCGGGGCTACCTGTTCGCGGCCGAGTTATCCGGCGAGGAACTGGACAAGCGAGCTCCAGCCATCGGTTCACGCGGTCAGGAGCTTACATTCTGCCGAACCCAGGACGGCGTCAACATTGCCGTTGCATGTGTAGGCCAGGGCATGCCGCTTGTGTGCATTCCCACCTGGGCCTCCCACCTGGAGTACGACTGGCAGAGTCCCATCCGCGGACCGCTTTGGCGCTCCCTCGTCAACCGCGTCCGGCTCGTTCGTTATGATGGTCGAGGTTTTGGGCTTTCCGATCGCGACATCACCGACATTTCCTTCACAACGTTCGAGCGCGACCTGGATGCAGTTGTGGATGCTTTGCATCTGCATCGTTACGCCATCTTGGGTATATCGCAGGGAGCCGCGATCGCGATCGCCCACGCTGCCCGCTATCCCAAACGTGTGTCGAAACTGATCCTTCACGGCGGCTTTGCGCTGGGCCGCAACAAACGTGCCCCTCCGAACGAGGCCGAAATCGCGAAGGCGTGGATTGCCATCATGCGACAGGGTTGGGGCGACGACAACTCTGCCCTGCTAAGGATATTCAGCTCTGTCTTTCTTCCCGGCGCTTCGGCCGAGCAGATCAGGTGGTACGCAAACCTTCTGCGCCTCTCGACATCAGTTGAAAACGCGACCATGAACCGATACGCCGTTGACGATATCGACATTCTCGATCTATTGCCGAAGGCATCTGCCCCAACCCTGGTCCTTCACTGTCGTAACGACAACGCGGCGCCGTTTAACGAGGGGCGCCGCATCGCCACGTCCATCCCGAACGCCAAATTCGTGATCTTGGACTCAGAGAACCACATCCCCATACCAGGTGAGCCCGCCTGGTCAAAGTTCATCGGCGAGATTGAGACGTTCTTGACAGGCGTCTGA
- a CDS encoding Bug family tripartite tricarboxylate transporter substrate binding protein, whose product MKLLRRLVLVLATLIMAVTGGPAALALDYPAHTVRIVVGFGPGTSPDIVARLLGDKLFQAWGKPVVIENTVGANGNIAGERVARAEPDGHTLLLAANPAIVINPSLYEKMPFDPVRDLVPISQVCAYANILIVNNDVPAKNVQELVALARAQPGALTYGSAGFGSTLHLAGELLKSMAKVDILHVPYRGAVFSQELVAGRLSMAFVPPTGAFPLAREGKVRALAVTSLERHAGAPDLPTMAESGFPSFDLTVWFGLMAPARTSPAIVEKLHRETVRILAMPEMRKRFDDLGIEPIGNSPAEFAAVIDGDSEMGEAD is encoded by the coding sequence ATGAAATTGCTGCGTCGATTGGTGTTGGTTCTTGCCACTCTGATCATGGCCGTCACAGGAGGGCCAGCTGCACTGGCGCTGGATTATCCCGCCCACACGGTTCGAATTGTCGTCGGTTTCGGCCCGGGCACATCTCCGGATATTGTTGCGCGCTTGCTCGGCGATAAGCTTTTCCAGGCATGGGGCAAGCCAGTCGTGATCGAGAACACGGTCGGCGCCAACGGCAATATTGCCGGGGAGCGCGTCGCAAGGGCTGAGCCGGACGGCCATACGCTGCTGCTCGCGGCCAACCCGGCGATCGTCATCAACCCCAGCCTGTATGAGAAGATGCCGTTCGATCCGGTCCGGGACCTTGTGCCGATCTCTCAGGTGTGTGCTTACGCAAACATCCTCATCGTCAACAACGACGTGCCGGCGAAGAATGTGCAAGAGCTTGTGGCACTCGCACGCGCGCAGCCGGGCGCACTCACCTATGGGTCCGCAGGATTTGGCTCAACGCTGCACCTCGCCGGGGAACTGCTGAAATCGATGGCGAAAGTCGACATCCTGCACGTGCCGTATCGCGGTGCTGTCTTTTCGCAGGAGCTGGTCGCTGGACGGCTCAGCATGGCGTTTGTTCCTCCTACCGGCGCGTTTCCCCTCGCGCGCGAAGGGAAAGTCAGGGCGCTCGCCGTGACGTCGTTGGAGCGCCATGCCGGCGCACCCGATCTCCCGACCATGGCGGAATCAGGCTTCCCGAGCTTCGATTTAACAGTATGGTTTGGCTTGATGGCGCCTGCCAGAACTTCACCGGCGATTGTCGAAAAGCTGCACCGCGAAACCGTGAGGATTCTCGCGATGCCGGAGATGCGCAAGCGATTCGATGACCTTGGAATCGAGCCGATTGGCAACTCACCGGCGGAATTCGCTGCCGTTATTGACGGAGATTCCGAAATGGGCGAAGCTGATTAG
- a CDS encoding alkaline phosphatase family protein, whose product MTTKTPAKNVLWIMCDQLRYDYLGCTGHPVLKTPNIDAMAKRGVLFSNAYVQSPICGPSRMSFYTGRYMRSHGSHWNGWPLRVGEPTLGDHLKKIGVRNVLVGKTHMAPDLEGLKSLGIPADSIIGVHVSECGFEPYERDDGLHPTGRPRPAYDNYLRQHGYDAPNPWEHWANSGAAEDGSLQNGWLLVHADKAARVPDEHSETPYMTRRAMEFIAEAEDDGRPWCLHLSYIKPHWPYIAPEPYASMYGPQDVQPVIRSQEERANAHPVFAAYMDMRYSRNMSRNEARAKVIPTYMGLIKQIDDQMGVLMQFLETRGLLDTTMIVFTSDHGDYLGDHWMGEKDLFHEQSAKIPLIVIDPSPAADATRGTVSEALVEAIDLAPTFIDYFGATPPDHILEGRSLVPLLHGAPPADWRKVVFSEYDYAMQDVRVMLNQPIERCRLFMVFDGRWKYIHASGFRPMLYDLETDPQEFCDRGADPACADIVARLQAELFDWALHPKMHITTPSTKIAAYAAQQLQVRNGVLIGIWDEAELGAIREKIGIIRS is encoded by the coding sequence ATGACGACCAAAACGCCTGCAAAGAACGTGCTCTGGATCATGTGCGACCAGCTTCGCTACGATTATCTCGGCTGTACCGGGCACCCTGTGCTGAAGACGCCGAACATCGACGCGATGGCCAAACGCGGCGTATTGTTCTCCAACGCCTATGTGCAGTCGCCGATCTGCGGCCCGTCGCGGATGTCGTTCTATACCGGCCGCTACATGCGCTCGCACGGCTCGCACTGGAACGGCTGGCCGCTGCGCGTCGGCGAACCGACGCTCGGCGATCACTTAAAGAAGATCGGCGTCCGCAACGTGCTGGTCGGCAAGACGCACATGGCGCCCGATCTCGAAGGGCTGAAGAGCCTCGGCATCCCCGCCGACTCGATCATCGGCGTGCATGTGTCGGAATGCGGGTTCGAGCCCTATGAGCGCGACGACGGCCTGCATCCGACGGGACGGCCGCGGCCGGCCTACGACAATTATCTGCGCCAGCATGGCTACGACGCGCCCAATCCGTGGGAGCACTGGGCCAATTCCGGCGCGGCCGAGGACGGTAGCCTGCAGAACGGCTGGCTATTGGTTCACGCCGACAAGGCTGCCCGCGTGCCCGACGAGCACTCCGAGACACCCTACATGACGCGGCGCGCGATGGAGTTCATCGCGGAAGCCGAGGACGACGGCCGGCCCTGGTGCTTGCATTTGTCCTACATCAAGCCGCACTGGCCCTATATCGCGCCGGAGCCCTACGCCAGCATGTACGGGCCGCAGGACGTGCAGCCGGTGATCCGTTCGCAGGAGGAACGCGCCAACGCACATCCGGTGTTCGCCGCCTATATGGACATGCGCTATTCGCGCAACATGTCGCGCAACGAGGCGCGCGCAAAAGTCATTCCGACCTATATGGGCCTGATCAAGCAGATCGACGATCAGATGGGCGTGTTGATGCAGTTCCTCGAAACCCGCGGCCTGCTCGACACCACCATGATCGTATTCACGTCGGACCATGGCGACTATCTCGGCGATCACTGGATGGGCGAGAAGGACCTGTTCCACGAGCAATCGGCGAAAATCCCGCTGATCGTGATCGACCCCTCGCCTGCCGCCGATGCCACGCGTGGCACGGTCAGCGAAGCGCTGGTCGAGGCGATCGACCTGGCGCCGACCTTCATCGACTATTTCGGCGCCACGCCGCCGGATCATATCCTGGAAGGACGCTCGCTGGTGCCGCTGCTGCACGGCGCGCCGCCTGCCGATTGGCGCAAGGTGGTGTTCTCCGAATACGATTACGCCATGCAGGACGTCCGCGTGATGCTGAACCAGCCGATCGAGCGCTGCCGGCTGTTCATGGTGTTCGACGGCCGCTGGAAATACATTCACGCGTCCGGCTTCCGCCCGATGCTCTACGACCTCGAAACCGATCCGCAGGAATTTTGCGATCGCGGCGCCGACCCGGCCTGCGCCGACATCGTGGCGCGGCTGCAAGCGGAGCTATTCGATTGGGCGCTGCACCCGAAGATGCACATCACCACGCCGAGCACGAAGATCGCCGCCTATGCAGCCCAACAGTTGCAGGTCAGGAACGGCGTTTTGATCGGCATCTGGGACGAGGCCGAACTTGGCGCCATCAGAGAGAAGATCGGGATTATCCGCAGTTGA
- a CDS encoding type II toxin-antitoxin system VapC family toxin gives MIAVDTSALMAVVLGEAEADPCIATLETEDELLISAVTIAEALIVADHRNVGDEMGSLIDGLGLNTIAVSLASARRAAQAYARWGKGIHAAGLNLGDCFSYEVAKQHRCPLLFVGSDFAKTDIKGVL, from the coding sequence ATGATCGCCGTCGATACGTCTGCTCTTATGGCTGTCGTGCTCGGTGAAGCCGAGGCCGACCCCTGCATCGCCACGCTGGAAACAGAAGACGAGCTATTGATCTCGGCGGTAACCATCGCCGAGGCATTGATCGTTGCGGACCACCGAAACGTCGGCGACGAGATGGGAAGCCTGATTGACGGGCTTGGCCTCAACACCATTGCCGTTTCGCTGGCCTCGGCACGAAGGGCCGCGCAGGCCTATGCACGATGGGGAAAAGGCATTCACGCCGCCGGACTCAACCTCGGCGACTGCTTCTCCTATGAGGTCGCGAAACAGCATCGCTGTCCCCTGCTCTTTGTCGGGAGCGATTTCGCGAAAACGGACATCAAAGGTGTTCTATGA
- a CDS encoding YciI family protein, whose product MLYAMLAYHVEAEVTSWTAEEDAALMSELLAVHERLNAKKVLGPAARLGGTAEARTLRGPGAGMVIDGPFAETKEQLLGLYVLNCANEEEAIAIARDLRRANPSAVYEIRPIRLYLPGEALPETSSEPG is encoded by the coding sequence ATGCTCTACGCCATGCTGGCCTATCACGTCGAAGCCGAAGTCACATCCTGGACGGCGGAGGAGGACGCGGCCCTGATGAGCGAACTGCTGGCCGTGCATGAGCGGCTCAACGCGAAGAAGGTGCTCGGGCCTGCGGCGCGGCTGGGCGGCACGGCGGAAGCCCGCACCTTGCGCGGACCGGGCGCGGGAATGGTCATCGACGGGCCATTTGCCGAGACCAAGGAGCAGCTATTGGGTCTGTACGTGTTGAATTGCGCCAACGAGGAGGAAGCGATCGCGATTGCCCGCGACCTGCGGCGCGCCAATCCGTCCGCCGTCTACGAAATCCGCCCGATCAGGCTCTATCTTCCCGGCGAAGCGTTGCCGGAAACCTCGAGCGAACCCGGTTAG
- a CDS encoding Crp/Fnr family transcriptional regulator, with translation MPHSANRILSRASPVDLEDLRPHLRIVEMQRGKVVAESRARVNQVYFPHGGILSCVVELEDGWAIESAMIGNDGAFGAAQAIDSKASLHKVVVQVSGLVSVVDAEHLKAVALSSPDLLALLITYEQFLLGQVQQTAACNAIHSVEQRTCKWLVRMCDLVGTELPVTQEFLAQMMGVRRTSVTGVASQLQKEGLIAYSRGKLSILNMDLLQRRACECHRTVRELYAAEFDDTEREALPARHSACP, from the coding sequence ATGCCTCATTCAGCCAATCGTATTCTGTCCCGAGCAAGCCCTGTCGATCTCGAAGACCTCCGGCCGCATCTTCGCATTGTCGAAATGCAACGCGGCAAGGTCGTTGCGGAGAGCCGCGCGCGCGTCAATCAGGTGTACTTCCCGCACGGCGGCATACTTTCCTGCGTTGTTGAGCTGGAAGATGGTTGGGCGATCGAAAGCGCCATGATCGGAAACGATGGTGCTTTCGGGGCTGCACAAGCGATCGATAGCAAGGCGTCCCTGCATAAAGTCGTGGTCCAGGTATCCGGCCTTGTAAGCGTCGTGGATGCGGAGCACCTCAAAGCGGTTGCCCTGTCTTCCCCTGACCTGCTCGCACTGCTCATCACGTACGAACAATTCCTCCTCGGCCAGGTGCAGCAGACGGCTGCCTGCAACGCGATTCACAGCGTCGAACAGCGGACGTGTAAATGGCTAGTCAGGATGTGCGATCTGGTGGGCACCGAACTGCCGGTGACGCAGGAATTTTTGGCGCAGATGATGGGGGTGAGGCGAACCAGCGTCACCGGCGTTGCCAGCCAACTGCAAAAAGAGGGGCTGATCGCGTACAGCAGGGGCAAGCTAAGCATCCTGAATATGGATCTCCTGCAGCGCCGCGCGTGCGAGTGCCACCGAACTGTTCGAGAGCTGTATGCTGCGGAGTTCGATGACACCGAACGAGAGGCGCTTCCGGCCCGACACAGCGCCTGTCCTTGA
- the rlmB gene encoding 23S rRNA (guanosine(2251)-2'-O)-methyltransferase RlmB, with the protein MSDRDRKPPFRRGGGKPFEKGRKFARPPGRRDRETSSDGPAILYGWHTVSAALANPERRIRKLFLTENAARRLAEENIDTRVAPEIVRPNAIDQRLGPDAVHQGLLAEADPLPSPDIDTLPQDGIVLVLDQITDPHNVGAIMRSAAAFAVKAIVTTARHSPEATGVLAKSASGALELVPLVTVQNLARALTELNDRGFLTVGLDSEGTEDLAAVPLQQPLALVLGAEGKGLRQLTRETCRAVARLDMPGEIKSLNVSNAAVLALYIGASRLGLMK; encoded by the coding sequence ATGAGCGATCGCGACCGAAAACCGCCGTTCCGCCGCGGCGGCGGCAAACCCTTCGAAAAAGGGCGGAAATTCGCCCGTCCGCCGGGCCGGCGCGACCGGGAAACAAGCTCCGACGGGCCGGCGATTCTCTATGGCTGGCACACGGTCTCGGCTGCGCTAGCCAACCCGGAACGGCGGATCCGAAAGCTGTTCCTGACCGAAAACGCCGCCCGGCGGCTGGCAGAGGAAAATATCGATACCCGCGTTGCCCCGGAAATCGTCCGGCCGAACGCGATCGACCAGCGGCTCGGGCCGGACGCCGTGCACCAGGGGCTGTTGGCCGAGGCCGATCCCCTGCCCTCGCCCGATATCGACACGCTGCCGCAGGACGGCATCGTGCTGGTGCTCGACCAGATCACCGATCCGCACAATGTCGGCGCCATCATGCGCTCGGCGGCGGCCTTTGCGGTGAAAGCGATCGTCACCACCGCCCGCCACAGCCCGGAAGCAACCGGCGTGCTGGCGAAATCCGCCTCCGGCGCGCTGGAGCTGGTACCGCTGGTCACCGTGCAAAATCTCGCCCGCGCGCTCACCGAACTGAACGACCGCGGCTTCTTGACGGTCGGGCTGGACAGCGAGGGGACCGAGGACCTCGCCGCCGTGCCCTTGCAGCAACCGCTGGCGCTGGTGCTGGGCGCCGAGGGCAAGGGCCTGCGGCAACTGACCCGCGAAACCTGCCGCGCGGTGGCCCGGCTCGACATGCCCGGCGAGATCAAGAGCCTGAATGTTTCGAACGCCGCGGTGCTGGCGCTCTATATCGGCGCGAGCAGATTGGGCCTGATGAAATGA